In the genome of Taurinivorans muris, one region contains:
- a CDS encoding RodZ domain-containing protein gives MNLIELGTIFREKRQSKNLSIADISKAIKIPQQSLIALEQGDLGFIGYETYYKNFLKCYAVYLGYDVEEYQQLIKNVDEFSEQIAPPKSLEVQLAETQPELAKPRGRKLAVQLFILAVIGGSAYFYFSHGDVLFGDEKENTPVIEKQTKPASSAVAVDKNVEPAKEPVLASEPENETTEAVLQAENEKSDVQAEAENVIQKQEVSDTQKPTETVAQDTAQKSSGAVQQELPFDLQAFLSEYPSAQVIDWESVAEPQKGEQQAVMYANQDCWMQYRQDDKSGHFIIKKGEQRVFNFRKNLQFKIANGSAITLFHDRKPVDVGDSSKLREINLE, from the coding sequence ATGAATTTAATCGAACTTGGCACCATATTTCGTGAAAAACGCCAAAGTAAAAATTTAAGTATAGCTGATATATCAAAGGCGATTAAAATACCCCAGCAAAGTTTGATAGCTTTGGAACAAGGTGATTTGGGATTTATCGGTTATGAAACGTATTATAAGAATTTTTTGAAATGTTACGCTGTGTATTTAGGGTATGATGTTGAAGAATATCAACAACTCATTAAAAATGTTGATGAATTTTCCGAGCAAATCGCACCTCCTAAAAGTTTGGAAGTCCAGCTTGCGGAAACTCAGCCGGAACTGGCAAAACCCCGGGGCAGAAAATTGGCTGTTCAGCTTTTTATTTTAGCCGTGATCGGGGGCAGCGCATATTTTTATTTTTCACATGGTGATGTTTTGTTCGGTGATGAAAAAGAAAACACTCCTGTGATTGAAAAACAAACAAAACCCGCTTCTTCTGCCGTTGCGGTGGATAAGAACGTTGAACCCGCAAAAGAACCGGTTCTTGCTTCTGAACCTGAAAATGAAACAACAGAAGCGGTGTTGCAGGCTGAAAATGAAAAAAGCGATGTGCAGGCGGAAGCTGAGAACGTAATACAAAAACAAGAAGTTTCCGATACGCAAAAACCTACGGAAACAGTTGCTCAGGATACTGCACAAAAATCTTCCGGAGCGGTGCAGCAAGAACTTCCCTTTGATTTGCAGGCATTTTTATCCGAATATCCCTCTGCGCAGGTGATTGATTGGGAAAGCGTCGCAGAGCCTCAAAAAGGCGAACAACAAGCTGTTATGTATGCAAATCAGGATTGTTGGATGCAATACCGTCAAGATGACAAGTCAGGACATTTTATCATAAAAAAAGGTGAACAGCGTGTGTTCAATTTTAGGAAGAATTTGCAGTTCAAAATTGCAAACGGTTCCGCAATAACGCTTTTCCATGACAGAAAACCTGTCGACGTGGGGGATTCTTCCAAACTTCGAGAAATCAACCTTGAGTAA
- a CDS encoding metallophosphoesterase has protein sequence MQSHKTSRNRFFYFLCTSIMLCTGAYLAVRLFWFTELPLFIKIFAGAVIMLLSQCMFGMRYVVSFTPHMSYFALKVCGYCSAFFICLASFVCLHDIFFYARWYYEKSLPSYGITAAFAFCMLFVSFAAMVYGAWRALKIPAFVYNDLYVKELPEELEGMRIVHLSDLHIGSIFDGKWLGKLVDGINAEQADLIVVTGDLVDAVPAKIEQDVVHLRKLQSLLGMHICLGNHEYFCGAMPWVEKWHSWGFNVYINENKKVLYKNFPFYIAGSADFEGNKFPGLLTPDMEKTLQGIRQEDFVLLLQHQPKKAKKNAHKGVNVQLSGHTHGGQYFFLFPIVCLLNNGYRSGFYEVGDLSLYVSPGSGLWGYVPLRFGTNSEVLVHTLKKKK, from the coding sequence ATGCAAAGCCATAAAACAAGCCGGAACCGTTTCTTTTATTTTCTTTGCACAAGCATAATGCTCTGTACCGGAGCGTATCTTGCTGTCCGGTTGTTTTGGTTTACGGAACTTCCGCTTTTTATAAAAATTTTCGCAGGCGCCGTGATCATGCTTTTGTCGCAATGCATGTTCGGCATGCGGTATGTGGTGAGTTTTACTCCGCATATGTCGTATTTTGCGTTAAAAGTTTGCGGATATTGTTCCGCGTTTTTTATTTGTTTGGCGAGTTTTGTGTGTTTGCATGACATATTTTTTTATGCCCGCTGGTATTATGAAAAGTCTTTGCCTTCTTATGGAATAACGGCTGCTTTCGCTTTCTGCATGCTTTTCGTTTCTTTTGCCGCCATGGTATATGGTGCATGGCGGGCATTGAAAATTCCCGCATTCGTATACAATGATTTATATGTCAAGGAGTTGCCAGAAGAGCTTGAAGGAATGCGTATCGTGCATTTGAGCGATTTGCATATAGGCTCGATTTTTGATGGTAAATGGCTTGGAAAACTGGTTGACGGAATTAATGCCGAGCAGGCTGATTTAATTGTCGTCACGGGGGATTTGGTGGATGCCGTTCCCGCTAAGATAGAGCAGGATGTCGTTCATTTGCGGAAATTACAGTCCCTGCTCGGCATGCATATTTGTTTGGGTAATCATGAATATTTTTGCGGTGCGATGCCATGGGTTGAAAAATGGCATTCTTGGGGCTTCAATGTCTATATCAATGAAAACAAAAAGGTGCTGTATAAAAATTTTCCTTTTTATATAGCGGGTTCTGCCGATTTTGAAGGAAATAAATTTCCGGGGCTTTTGACTCCCGATATGGAAAAAACATTGCAGGGAATACGGCAGGAAGATTTTGTGCTGCTTTTGCAGCATCAGCCCAAGAAAGCGAAAAAAAATGCGCACAAAGGTGTAAATGTCCAACTATCGGGGCATACGCACGGCGGGCAGTATTTTTTTCTTTTTCCCATTGTTTGTTTATTGAATAACGGCTATCGTTCCGGTTTTTATGAAGTGGGTGATTTATCTCTTTATGTAAGTCCGGGAAGCGGGCTTTGGGGCTATGTCCCTTTGCGCTTCGGAACAAACAGCGAAGTCTTGGTTCATACCTTGAAGAAGAAAAAATAA
- the ilvC gene encoding ketol-acid reductoisomerase yields MKAYYEQDADLSVLKGKTVAIIGYGSQGHAHAQNLRDSGVNVIVGQRPGGANYELAKQHGFEPLSAGEAAEKADLIMILLPDQYQANIYKNDILPHLKAGKSLIFAHGFNIHFGQIVPPKDVDVFMIAPKGPGHLVRRTYTEGGGVPCLVAVFQDASGEAYKKALAYAKGIGGTRSGVIETTFREETETDLFGEQAVLCGGLSALVKAGFETLVEAGYQPEIAYFECMHEVKLIVDLMYEGGLAKMRYSISDTAEYGDYKTGPRIITAETKKEMRRVLDDIQQGKFARDFILEAQAGYPMFKAIRRIEAEHQLEEVGTRLRSMMPWLKK; encoded by the coding sequence ATGAAAGCCTATTACGAACAGGACGCAGATCTTTCTGTTTTAAAAGGAAAAACTGTCGCAATTATCGGGTATGGCAGCCAAGGTCATGCCCATGCTCAAAACCTGAGGGATTCCGGTGTGAATGTTATTGTCGGACAACGCCCCGGCGGAGCAAACTATGAATTGGCTAAACAACATGGCTTTGAACCTCTTAGTGCCGGTGAAGCTGCTGAAAAAGCTGATCTGATTATGATTTTGCTTCCTGACCAATACCAAGCGAATATTTACAAAAATGATATTTTGCCCCATTTGAAAGCAGGAAAATCACTTATTTTTGCACACGGTTTCAATATTCATTTCGGGCAGATCGTTCCTCCTAAAGATGTTGATGTTTTCATGATTGCGCCAAAAGGTCCGGGACATTTGGTGCGCCGTACCTATACCGAAGGGGGCGGTGTCCCTTGCTTGGTCGCCGTTTTTCAGGACGCAAGCGGCGAAGCTTACAAAAAAGCGTTAGCCTATGCGAAAGGCATTGGCGGAACCCGTTCCGGCGTTATTGAAACTACATTCCGCGAAGAAACGGAAACAGACCTTTTCGGGGAACAAGCCGTTTTATGCGGCGGTTTGTCCGCTCTTGTGAAAGCAGGCTTCGAGACCCTCGTTGAAGCGGGTTACCAGCCGGAAATCGCTTATTTTGAGTGTATGCACGAAGTGAAACTTATTGTTGACCTCATGTATGAGGGCGGACTTGCGAAAATGCGTTATTCCATTTCCGATACCGCCGAATACGGCGATTACAAAACCGGACCGCGCATCATTACCGCTGAAACGAAAAAAGAAATGCGCCGTGTTCTTGACGATATTCAGCAAGGAAAATTCGCCCGTGACTTCATTTTGGAAGCGCAGGCGGGGTATCCGATGTTTAAGGCTATCCGCCGCATTGAAGCGGAACATCAGCTTGAAGAAGTCGGCACCCGTTTACGCAGCATGATGCCATGGCTTAAAAAGTAA
- the lysA gene encoding diaminopimelate decarboxylase: MSVRSNYTDSLNFYGKETPQGLMEKFGSPLYVYNEVVLRERCRDLVGLCKTKGLHINYSAKANANPHLLKIIREEGCLVDAMSPGELYLDLKAGYKPDEVLYVCNNVSPEEMKNALEKGVLVSVDSLMQVEQLCRLNRGGKIMVRFNPGIGAGHSAKVVTGGKETKFGVDPEKLPQLLEILDRYGVTLAGINHHIGSLFMEGESYIEAAKVLLDLALKLPCFEKLEIIDFGGGFGIPYHKYENQARFDLETFSRLLNETLSGWAKAHNYHGKFYLEPGRYIAAECGVVLGTVYNTKTNGTKPYVGTDLGFNVLARPMLYDSFHDVEIYRNNAQENMEELEQTIVGNICESGDIIAKNRVLPVLREGDIVAMLDAGAYGFSMSSNYTQRLRPAEVLIQKDGTAKCIRRRDTFEDIFATVTDF; this comes from the coding sequence ATGTCAGTACGCTCTAATTATACGGATTCTCTGAATTTTTATGGAAAAGAAACTCCTCAAGGTTTAATGGAAAAATTTGGTTCGCCTCTTTATGTGTATAATGAAGTCGTGCTTCGTGAACGCTGCAGGGATTTGGTCGGGCTATGCAAAACAAAGGGACTGCATATCAATTATTCCGCAAAGGCGAACGCTAATCCGCACCTTCTGAAAATTATCAGGGAAGAAGGCTGTCTTGTTGACGCCATGAGTCCCGGAGAATTGTATCTTGATTTGAAAGCGGGCTATAAGCCTGATGAAGTTCTTTATGTCTGCAATAATGTCAGTCCGGAAGAAATGAAAAACGCCCTTGAAAAAGGGGTGCTTGTGAGCGTGGATTCCCTTATGCAGGTTGAACAGCTCTGCCGGCTGAATAGGGGCGGAAAAATCATGGTGCGTTTCAATCCCGGTATCGGGGCGGGGCACAGCGCAAAAGTCGTGACAGGGGGCAAAGAAACGAAATTCGGCGTTGACCCTGAAAAATTGCCGCAGCTTCTTGAAATTTTGGATAGATACGGTGTGACTTTGGCGGGTATCAATCACCATATAGGCTCTTTGTTCATGGAGGGGGAAAGCTATATCGAAGCGGCAAAAGTGCTTTTGGATTTGGCTTTGAAGCTCCCTTGTTTTGAAAAATTGGAAATCATTGATTTTGGCGGCGGTTTCGGCATTCCTTACCATAAATACGAAAATCAGGCCCGTTTTGATTTGGAGACATTCAGCCGTTTATTGAATGAAACGCTTTCAGGCTGGGCAAAAGCGCATAATTATCACGGAAAATTTTATTTGGAACCCGGGCGTTATATCGCGGCTGAATGCGGAGTTGTCCTAGGGACTGTTTACAATACGAAAACAAACGGAACAAAACCGTATGTGGGAACAGATTTGGGCTTTAACGTTCTTGCCCGCCCCATGCTGTACGATTCTTTTCATGATGTGGAAATATACCGTAATAATGCTCAGGAAAATATGGAAGAATTGGAGCAGACCATTGTCGGAAATATTTGCGAATCCGGAGATATTATCGCAAAAAACCGTGTACTGCCCGTTTTGAGGGAAGGCGATATTGTCGCCATGCTCGATGCGGGGGCTTACGGCTTTTCCATGAGTTCGAATTATACCCAGCGTCTGCGTCCTGCTGAAGTTCTTATTCAGAAGGACGGTACTGCAAAATGTATCCGCCGACGTGATACGTTTGAGGATATTTTTGCAACCGTGACGGATTTTTAA
- a CDS encoding MATE family efflux transporter, which produces MDTQKIKLFLNDVPYRAIWELVWPQTATMLCMIVISLTDIYVGGKINSEVQASIGVSAQLHALFMVLGTSIGAGAMAAVSQSMGAKRFARAKRYSGFVLVYAFCMAVLLAVIGYCFRYFIMEILQVEHRMVETAVTFFTFVLFTLPFQYTHYLSSVLFRATKEVIKPLLIIIVIAFFNIFGDFAFGLGYFGFTAWGGKGIAFSTWLSYALGAVIALIALYRNDIFEKYVIPRFRWMKKATPYLFKVSIPALTMQFLWQLGYLILFAIVAALPDSVSALAGLTAGMRIESILFMPAVAFNATASILIGSTLGAGKKEEAKKIGLAIIFFGTILMSTIGLCMLPFVDTLAGFFSSDADAQWNIRMYVYINIVSTPFTVGGLIVNGIMVGAGATVYALFINPLCIWGIRLPLGIFLAHILGYGSIGVYFAMLLSMSIQATSMFMIFLKANWTRYTLRKI; this is translated from the coding sequence ATGGATACTCAAAAAATAAAACTTTTTTTGAACGATGTTCCTTATAGGGCAATATGGGAGTTAGTGTGGCCGCAAACGGCGACAATGCTCTGCATGATCGTGATTTCCCTGACGGATATTTATGTCGGAGGGAAAATCAACTCCGAAGTGCAGGCATCCATCGGCGTTTCCGCGCAGCTGCATGCTCTTTTCATGGTTTTGGGAACAAGTATCGGGGCGGGAGCAATGGCTGCCGTCAGCCAATCGATGGGGGCGAAACGTTTCGCCCGCGCTAAACGCTATTCCGGATTTGTTCTTGTCTATGCTTTTTGCATGGCTGTCTTATTGGCTGTTATCGGGTATTGTTTCCGTTATTTCATTATGGAAATATTGCAGGTTGAGCACCGTATGGTTGAAACGGCGGTCACTTTCTTTACGTTTGTTCTTTTCACTTTGCCTTTCCAGTATACCCATTATTTGAGTTCCGTCTTGTTCCGTGCTACGAAAGAGGTGATAAAACCGCTTTTAATCATTATCGTCATTGCTTTTTTCAATATTTTCGGTGATTTTGCCTTCGGGCTCGGATATTTCGGTTTTACCGCATGGGGAGGCAAAGGAATAGCCTTTTCAACGTGGCTGTCCTATGCGCTCGGAGCTGTCATCGCCTTGATCGCGTTGTATAGGAATGATATTTTTGAAAAATATGTCATTCCCCGTTTTCGTTGGATGAAAAAGGCGACGCCGTATTTATTCAAAGTTTCCATTCCGGCGTTGACCATGCAGTTTTTATGGCAGCTCGGCTATTTGATTCTTTTCGCCATTGTGGCTGCTCTTCCTGACAGTGTTTCCGCTCTTGCGGGACTGACAGCAGGAATGCGGATTGAAAGCATTTTGTTTATGCCTGCAGTGGCATTCAATGCGACAGCCTCAATTTTAATTGGTAGCACGCTTGGAGCGGGAAAAAAAGAAGAAGCGAAAAAAATTGGGCTTGCAATTATTTTTTTTGGTACTATTTTAATGTCAACTATCGGGCTCTGCATGCTGCCTTTTGTTGATACGCTCGCGGGATTTTTCAGTTCCGATGCGGATGCGCAGTGGAATATCAGAATGTATGTGTATATCAACATCGTATCGACTCCGTTTACTGTCGGCGGCTTGATTGTCAACGGTATCATGGTCGGCGCGGGAGCGACGGTCTATGCTTTGTTTATCAATCCGTTGTGCATTTGGGGAATACGATTGCCCTTAGGCATTTTTTTGGCGCATATTTTGGGGTATGGCTCAATAGGCGTTTATTTTGCCATGCTCTTGTCCATGTCAATTCAGGCGACAAGTATGTTTATGATATTTTTAAAAGCAAATTGGACCAGGTATACTCTAAGAAAAATATAA
- a CDS encoding DUF2156 domain-containing protein, with protein MFEFKPVTLNLFAEYEQKRKECPVKSADYTFTNLFGWADKYGLSVAFTDDFAVIHQKYPYHCLWAPVGNWDKLNAEDLSELIHSVNIPSCHDNPLMASVSSHENRFCMHRVPDELAERVMDMYSGKVAVIEARGQWEYLYSRQELATLSGNRFHKKKNHVNGFYKSYACEYHPLTTEDGVKGSLEDVLELQNEWCKWHDCENSNSLYAENEAIFRVIGSWSAFGSLFGGSFYIDDKMVAFAVGEKLDDKTCVVHFEKAHSDYRGIYQAINHAFVNNCTEGFEIINREQDMDEEGIRKAKLTYNPVNYLKKSTLVFTL; from the coding sequence ATGTTTGAATTTAAACCTGTCACTTTGAATCTTTTTGCCGAATATGAGCAAAAGCGTAAAGAATGTCCTGTGAAATCAGCGGATTACACTTTTACCAATTTGTTCGGCTGGGCTGATAAATACGGGCTTTCCGTCGCGTTTACCGATGATTTCGCTGTCATTCATCAAAAATATCCTTATCATTGCCTTTGGGCGCCTGTCGGAAATTGGGACAAACTCAATGCGGAAGATTTATCGGAACTTATTCATTCGGTTAACATTCCCAGCTGTCATGATAATCCGCTCATGGCAAGCGTCAGTTCCCATGAAAACAGATTTTGCATGCATAGGGTCCCCGATGAGCTTGCGGAGCGCGTTATGGATATGTATTCCGGAAAAGTCGCTGTGATTGAAGCAAGGGGGCAATGGGAATATTTATATTCAAGGCAGGAATTGGCGACGCTTTCCGGAAACAGGTTTCATAAAAAGAAAAATCATGTCAACGGGTTTTATAAAAGTTACGCTTGCGAATATCATCCTTTGACGACCGAGGACGGCGTGAAGGGCAGTTTGGAAGATGTGCTTGAACTGCAAAATGAATGGTGCAAATGGCACGATTGCGAAAACAGCAATTCCTTATATGCGGAAAATGAAGCTATTTTCCGTGTGATTGGCAGCTGGAGCGCTTTCGGTTCTTTGTTCGGCGGTTCCTTTTATATTGATGATAAAATGGTCGCTTTTGCCGTTGGGGAAAAGCTTGATGATAAAACGTGCGTTGTGCATTTTGAAAAGGCTCATTCCGATTACCGCGGAATTTATCAGGCCATCAATCATGCCTTTGTCAATAACTGCACGGAAGGCTTTGAAATTATCAACAGGGAACAGGATATGGACGAAGAGGGTATCCGTAAAGCAAAGCTTACGTATAACCCCGTAAATTATTTGAAAAAAAGTACGCTTGTCTTTACTCTGTAA
- the gltX gene encoding glutamate--tRNA ligase translates to MKVVTRFAPSPTGHLHIGGGRTAIFCWLLARHFGGEFRLRIEDTDTERSKQEYTDSILASMKWLGLDWDGDLTYQSQRKDVYNKYVDKLLETGHAYYCDCSVEEVEAMREVARAKGEKPRYNGKCRERGLGYAEGRVVRLKVPAEGRVVFDDMVKGPIAVDVNELDDMVLRRADGMPTYNMAVVVDDYEMGVTHVVRGDDHVSNTPKQILIYQALGLAVPTFGHVPMILGPDKQKLSKRHGARAVVEYQQDGLLPEALVNYLVRLGWSHGDQEIFSLQELVKLFDGKNLNSSAAAFDPDKLQWLNGYYLKHTPLDKAVELTRPFIEKSGLSLDGKNAEAAISLYIERASNLNDLAEQVKPYLQNIEDVVFEEKALNALDGQGKEQIKNVLALVRDTEFTAENLEHVIHDYVETSGVKFKLVGTPLRSALIGLAGGPSIHLIMFALGKAETIKRLERALA, encoded by the coding sequence ATGAAAGTTGTAACCCGTTTTGCTCCAAGTCCTACCGGACATTTACATATCGGCGGAGGCCGCACCGCGATTTTTTGCTGGCTGCTCGCCCGTCATTTCGGCGGAGAATTTCGTTTAAGGATTGAAGATACCGATACGGAACGTTCCAAGCAGGAATATACCGATTCTATTTTGGCATCGATGAAATGGCTCGGTTTGGATTGGGACGGTGATTTGACCTATCAAAGCCAACGCAAAGACGTATATAATAAATATGTCGATAAACTTTTGGAAACAGGGCATGCCTATTACTGTGACTGTTCCGTCGAGGAAGTGGAAGCCATGCGTGAAGTCGCCCGTGCGAAAGGCGAAAAACCCCGTTATAACGGTAAATGCCGTGAACGCGGACTTGGGTATGCTGAAGGCCGTGTCGTGCGGTTGAAAGTTCCCGCAGAAGGCAGGGTTGTTTTTGATGATATGGTGAAAGGACCCATTGCCGTTGACGTGAATGAACTTGACGATATGGTTCTTCGCCGTGCTGACGGTATGCCAACCTACAATATGGCTGTTGTTGTCGATGATTATGAAATGGGCGTTACTCATGTCGTGCGCGGTGACGACCATGTTTCCAACACGCCGAAGCAAATTTTAATCTATCAGGCTCTCGGATTGGCTGTGCCGACTTTTGGGCACGTGCCAATGATTTTAGGTCCGGATAAGCAAAAACTTTCAAAGCGCCATGGGGCGAGGGCTGTTGTCGAATATCAGCAAGACGGTCTTTTGCCGGAAGCTCTTGTGAATTATCTTGTGCGTCTTGGCTGGTCACACGGGGACCAGGAAATTTTTTCTTTGCAGGAACTTGTGAAACTTTTTGACGGAAAGAATTTAAATAGTTCCGCTGCCGCTTTTGACCCTGATAAACTGCAATGGCTGAACGGCTATTATTTGAAACATACGCCGCTTGACAAGGCAGTAGAATTGACCCGTCCTTTCATTGAAAAATCTGGGCTCTCCCTTGACGGGAAAAATGCTGAAGCCGCTATTTCCTTATATATTGAAAGAGCAAGCAATTTGAACGATTTGGCGGAGCAAGTCAAACCGTATTTGCAAAATATCGAAGATGTCGTTTTTGAAGAAAAGGCTCTTAACGCGCTTGACGGGCAGGGAAAAGAACAAATCAAAAATGTGCTCGCCCTTGTGCGTGATACGGAATTTACGGCGGAAAATCTCGAACATGTCATCCATGATTATGTGGAAACAAGCGGGGTGAAATTCAAATTGGTCGGAACTCCGCTCCGCTCCGCTCTGATCGGTCTGGCAGGCGGACCTTCCATTCATCTTATTATGTTCGCCCTTGGAAAAGCCGAAACAATAAAACGGCTTGAAAGAGCTTTGGCATAA
- a CDS encoding PHP domain-containing protein: MAELIDLHTHSTASDGSFSPREVVELAKKQGLKALALTDHDTLSGLFEAEEKAKELDMEFVRGCELSAKFLDTDVHVLGLYLPKDNSLLKDLEKELDIFIERRNTRNKKIIQKLQEQGIDITLRDVEEEAGGKVVARPHFANVLLQKGAVTSIKEAFDKYLAKGKSAYVPREPITPEHAVEILTKAKAVPILAHPKLIKCSEQERITLIETLIPLGLKGIEVYHPVHSFEDERYYLELAHKYSLCISGGSDFHGKSKPDIQIGKGKGGLRVPACILDGIKKCRYQ, from the coding sequence ATGGCGGAACTTATTGATTTGCATACACACAGCACAGCTTCCGACGGTTCTTTTTCTCCGCGGGAAGTGGTGGAACTAGCCAAAAAGCAAGGCTTGAAAGCTCTTGCCTTAACTGACCACGACACGCTTTCGGGACTTTTTGAAGCGGAAGAAAAAGCAAAAGAACTGGATATGGAATTTGTACGGGGCTGTGAGCTCAGTGCGAAATTTCTTGACACCGACGTTCATGTTTTAGGGCTCTATCTTCCGAAAGACAACAGTTTATTGAAAGACTTGGAAAAAGAGCTCGATATTTTCATTGAGCGGCGAAACACGAGAAACAAAAAAATCATTCAAAAATTACAGGAACAGGGTATCGATATCACACTAAGAGATGTCGAGGAAGAAGCAGGAGGGAAGGTTGTCGCCCGTCCGCACTTCGCCAATGTTTTATTGCAAAAAGGCGCTGTGACAAGCATAAAGGAAGCCTTTGACAAATATCTCGCCAAAGGAAAATCCGCCTATGTGCCAAGGGAACCTATTACGCCGGAACATGCGGTTGAAATTTTAACCAAAGCCAAAGCCGTCCCCATACTCGCCCACCCGAAGCTGATAAAATGCTCGGAGCAGGAACGCATTACTCTTATCGAAACATTGATACCCTTAGGATTGAAAGGGATTGAAGTGTATCATCCTGTCCATTCTTTTGAAGACGAACGCTATTATTTGGAGCTTGCCCATAAATACAGTCTGTGCATAAGCGGAGGTTCCGACTTTCATGGAAAAAGCAAGCCGGATATTCAAATAGGAAAAGGAAAAGGCGGATTGCGTGTGCCGGCCTGCATTTTAGACGGCATAAAAAAATGCCGGTATCAATAA
- a CDS encoding lysylphosphatidylglycerol synthase transmembrane domain-containing protein, with amino-acid sequence MKNLLNILGKLAVIFIFSLAVYLLYHKLKAYSFNEIKIAVNAISPKALIFSFCLMVMNFIVLMGYDWLALKAIKKKLRLVRVALVSFVGAVISLNFGALLGGSTVRYRLYSAWGFSPIEIIRLVLMLAVTFWVGAMGLAGFLFIFVPLELPEELGINLVSVKPLGFFLFGLCIFYHIICWKLKGRSFHVFKKEFALPTLPIAIAQTVVSGLDLIVAAACLFVLLPTDGTLNFFEFLPNYLLAQVAVVLTHVPGGVGVLEVIIVNLTHQVSVSVVFASILIFRVIYYIIPLLFASVLLGVNEVCLQVSKKSPDESRLALNDWLLTVFKYVTFVVGVFLCLSVVFPFKHTTTVYCSYQLVVLAYWLRGVIGVVLIVFAYGLDRKQKNHWFVIVVSLFVGLICINLSGGSVYEYVFILALLLPLLMSHKKFTRERIPVASHYPLAWFISSITVLCAMLLLGYFLISLHGYKSLWLDILGGKGPFIQYAALMIQLLTGIAIFVLLNVFDKITKRNRGKNERHKYKNS; translated from the coding sequence ATGAAAAATTTATTGAATATATTGGGAAAACTAGCCGTAATTTTTATCTTTTCTTTGGCTGTGTATCTGCTTTACCATAAATTGAAAGCTTACAGTTTCAATGAAATCAAGATTGCTGTCAACGCTATTTCACCAAAGGCATTGATTTTTTCTTTTTGTTTGATGGTGATGAATTTCATTGTGCTTATGGGGTATGATTGGCTGGCTTTGAAAGCCATTAAAAAAAAATTGAGACTGGTCCGTGTCGCTTTGGTTTCTTTTGTCGGTGCAGTTATCAGTTTGAACTTCGGAGCGCTTCTTGGAGGAAGCACGGTACGATACCGTTTGTATAGCGCTTGGGGATTTTCCCCTATTGAAATCATCCGTCTTGTGCTTATGCTTGCCGTCACTTTTTGGGTCGGAGCAATGGGCTTGGCGGGTTTTTTGTTTATTTTTGTGCCGCTGGAGCTTCCGGAAGAACTCGGTATCAATCTTGTGAGCGTCAAACCGCTTGGTTTTTTTCTTTTCGGGCTGTGCATATTTTACCATATCATCTGCTGGAAGCTGAAAGGACGTTCTTTTCATGTTTTTAAAAAAGAATTCGCATTGCCGACCTTGCCCATAGCCATTGCCCAAACTGTTGTTTCCGGACTTGATCTGATTGTTGCCGCAGCGTGTTTGTTCGTGCTTTTGCCTACGGACGGCACTTTGAATTTTTTTGAATTTCTCCCTAATTATTTGCTTGCGCAAGTTGCTGTCGTCTTGACGCACGTTCCGGGCGGCGTGGGCGTTTTGGAAGTGATTATTGTCAACCTCACCCATCAGGTGTCTGTGAGTGTTGTTTTTGCGTCCATTCTCATTTTCAGGGTGATTTACTATATCATCCCGCTTTTGTTCGCCTCTGTTTTGCTTGGTGTGAATGAAGTGTGTTTGCAGGTTTCCAAAAAAAGCCCTGACGAAAGCCGTTTGGCTTTGAATGACTGGCTTTTGACCGTATTCAAATATGTCACGTTCGTCGTGGGTGTTTTTCTTTGCCTTTCCGTTGTGTTTCCGTTCAAACACACCACAACGGTTTATTGTTCGTATCAGCTTGTTGTTTTGGCATATTGGCTGCGCGGCGTCATCGGGGTTGTGCTTATTGTTTTTGCCTATGGCCTTGACAGAAAACAAAAAAACCATTGGTTTGTCATTGTTGTTTCCCTGTTTGTAGGGCTTATCTGCATTAATCTTTCGGGCGGAAGCGTTTATGAATACGTCTTTATTCTCGCCTTATTGCTTCCGCTTCTCATGTCGCATAAAAAATTTACGCGTGAGCGTATTCCTGTTGCGTCCCATTATCCTTTGGCTTGGTTCATCAGTTCTATCACTGTGCTTTGCGCCATGCTTCTTTTGGGATATTTTCTCATTTCTTTGCACGGTTATAAGTCGTTATGGCTGGATATTCTGGGAGGAAAAGGACCGTTTATCCAATATGCCGCGCTCATGATACAGCTTCTTACCGGAATTGCTATTTTTGTGCTTCTGAATGTGTTTGATAAAATTACGAAACGAAACCGAGGAAAGAATGAAAGGCATAAATATAAAAACTCATGA